A genomic region of Venturia canescens isolate UGA chromosome 9, ASM1945775v1, whole genome shotgun sequence contains the following coding sequences:
- the LOC122415918 gene encoding uncharacterized protein isoform X2 — translation MKKYDMNPTNEAEEPNSTNFDAEKLQSWGLANYIKVFTEQEIDKEAFLTMDADMAKELIPILGQRIKLFNNRALYIQSQTPNKVNDTVESSGADTEVSVPETSSSVGAASVESLMACPDESNCVDNGEELKKLLQQNPRGIAILNSQQARIVGLAILGA, via the exons atgaaaaaatacgacATGAACCCCACAAATGAAGCAGAGGAGCCAAATTCCACCAATTTCGACGCCGAGAAACTTCAGAGCTGGGGACTCGCTAACTACATCAAAGTATTTACag aaCAAGAGATTGATAAAGAGGCGTTTCTCACTATGGATGCTGACATGGCGAAGGAATTGATTCCGATCCTCGGGCAACGAATCAAACTTTTCAACAATCGAGCGCTGTATATTCAGAGCCAAACCCCAAACAAAGTG AACGATACCGTGGAATCCTCGGGCGCAGACACAGAGGTTTCTGTTCCAGAAACGTCGAGTTCCGTTGGTGCAGCATCCGTCGAAAGTTTGATGGCATGCCCTGATGAGTCTAACTGCGTCGATAATGGCGAg GAACTGAAAAAACTACTGCAGCAAAATCCAAGGGGGATCGCGATTCTCAATTCGCAACAG GCTCGCATCGTCGGATTGGCAATTTTGGGCGCATGA
- the LOC122415918 gene encoding uncharacterized protein isoform X1, whose product MGPQDPELKNLWQATSNHRRNLGTVDEYFLFYPILGSSMGISLLCLDFEARKWVTDPHVFLKTWNNVAQKILAFAKTKNIGQELLIEQAIPATLELLTLLYLFRTNRIPTKPGTRWRHSQVEVAESFVMQIENSGELDSQLEKRRTKLLKYGLTLQPFVVIIGSKTSFSSVLVIVNDAKYECSNLMAAVDCCFKITWALSTKYQMESEIIWKFLEKYVYDIKSDEVSDKIFLSVDALWSDNQT is encoded by the exons ATGGGTCCTCAAGATCCTGAGTTAAAAAACCTCTGGCAGGCAACAAGCAATCACCGCAGGAACCTCGGAACCGTGGACGAGTACTTTCTGTTTTATCCTATTTTAGGATCGTCCATGGGAATCTCTTTG CTTTGCCTGGATTTCGAAGCGAGGAAGTGGGTTACAGATCCACACGTCTTTCTCAAAACTTGGAACAATGTGGCACAAAAAATATTGGCTTTCGCCAAGACCAAAAACATCGGCCAAGAACTTTTGATCG agCAAGCGATCCCGGCGACTTTAGAGTTACTAACTCTTCTTTATCTCTTCAGAACCAATCGAATTCCGACAAAGCCTGGAACGAGATGGCGGCATTCGCAGGTGGAAGTTGCAGAGAGTTTTGTCATGCAAATTGAG AATTCTGGAGAGCTTGACAGCCAACTGGAAAAACGGCGCACAAAACTCCTCAAATATGGGTTGACGCTACAGCCATTCGTCGTAATAATCGGATcgaaaacgagtttttcgtCTGTACTTGTAATTGTAAACGACGCCAAGTATGAGTGCTCGAATTTGATGGCAGCGGTCGACTGCTGCTTTAAAATAACCTGGGCGTTATCCACAAAGTACCAGATGGAATCAGAAATCATTTggaagtttttggaaaaatacgtCTACGACATCAAAAGTGATGAAGTCTCcgacaaaatttttctctccgtaGACGCTTTGTGGTCCGATAATCAAACCTAA